One genomic window of Mustela nigripes isolate SB6536 chromosome 15, MUSNIG.SB6536, whole genome shotgun sequence includes the following:
- the LOC132002711 gene encoding small nuclear ribonucleoprotein G-like — MSKAYPPELKKFMDKKLSLKLNGGRHVQGILRGFDPFMNLVIDECVDMATSGQQNNIGMVVIRGNSIIMLEALERV, encoded by the coding sequence ATGAGCAAAGCTTACCCTCCGGAGCTGAAAAAATTTATGGACAAGAAATTATCATTGAAATTAAATGGTGGCAGACATGTTCAAGGAATATTGCGGGGGTTCGATCCATTTATGAATCTTGTGATAGATGAATGTGTGGACATGGCAACTAGTGGGCAACAGAACAATATTGGAATGGTAGTAATACGAGGAAATAGTATCATCATGTTAGAAGCCTTAGAACGAGTATAA